CTTCATCATCTGGTAAAGCTTCAGACTGCTTCATTTGAAGTCTGTCTTTTAACGATGTTTGCCTTGCCATTTCATCGGCCCGTTGCACACCAAGTTTTAAGGCTTCTTCTTCGCCGCAAAGAATTAAAAAACGCTTGGCACGTGTCACAGCAGTATACAGTAGATTACGCCTGAGCATCCTGTAATAACTTTTCACTACAGGCAATACGACAATCGGAAATTCACTTCCTTGGGACTTATGTATGGAACAACAATATGCGTGAGTTATCTGCCCAAGATCCTGCTTGGTATAAGTAACTTCATTGCCATCAAAAGAAACGATGACCATATCTTGTTTTTCTGTATTTTCCTTCGCGTAAAAGATGGAAACCACTTCACCGATGTCACCGTTAAAAACATGACTTTCCGGTTGATTGACAAGCTGCAAGACTTTATCACCTGTCCGGTACACCACATCCCCAAAACTTAACTCACGCCGCTGCTCACTTTTGGGATTGAAAAGTTCTTGGAGCATTTCATTAAGTTTATCTATCCCAGCTGTCCCTCTATACATTGGTGCAAGCACCTGGATATCCCGAGCAGTATAGCCTTTACTTTGCGCGTTTGCACATACTTTTTTTACTACATCCAATATTTGTGATTGTCCGCATTTGATAAAAGAACGGTCCTTCTGTCCAGATGAAATATCTGCCGGCACAACCCCGTCTTTCATATCGTGTGCCAATTCAATGATTGAGGAACCATCTGCCTGTCTGTAGATATCGGTCAATTGAACAGTAGGAATCACACTGGACGCGAGTAAGTCTTTTAATACTTGACCTGGACCAACGGAAGGAAGTTGATCTTCATCTCCCACTAATACAACTTGGATATCCTCAGGGAGAGACTTAAACAGTTGATTCGCAAGCCAAATATCAACCATCGAAACCTCATCAACAATCAAAAGCTTACCTGGTATGGGGTTTTCTTCATCATGCTGAAACCCTTCCGAACCATTCCAACCGAGTAGCCTATGTATAGTCAGAGAAGGCAGCCCAGTTGCTTCGCTCATGCGTTTGGCAGCACGACCTGTTGGGGCGACAAGCATAATAGGAAAAGGATCATCCTTGCTGTAATCATTAGGTTCCAATGAACAACCATGAAGGTCTGCGTATAGTTCTACGATTCCCTTAATCACGGTCGTTTTACCTGTCCCAGGCCCACCTGTCAAAAGAAGCATGGGAGTCATTAATGCTTGCTGAATGGCTTCTTTTTGCGAAGGAGCATACTGTACCTTCAATCTGTCTTCTAGTTCACCTAATGCAAGGAGGAACTCTGACTCAGGGAACTGGTCGGCATATTGGGTCTGCTCCAGTACCCTTTTGATATTGGTAACCACACCTTGCTCTGAAAAATAGAGGCTAGGTAAATATACTTTCCCTTCTTCTGCTTTAAGCTTTCCTTCTTCCGTCAGTTGCATAATTTCCCGAGAAATGTCAGACTCTGCGACAAGGCCATGCTGCTTTTCATTCAAAAGTCTGACGACCGCTTCTGTAAGTTGTTCCTCAAGCACATAACAGTGACCTTCCTGCATAGAATGCTGTTCGAGCATATACAGGCAGCCTGCTCTGATGCGGTCTGGATGATTTCCGGATATTCCGAAATGATTTCCAAGCTCATCTGCTCTGGCAAAGCCAATACCTTCTACTGTTTCCACCAGCTCGTACGGATTTTTTTGAAGGGTTTCAATCGTTTGATCTTTATAAGCTTGATAAATTTTCATGGACAATTGCGGGCCAAAACCAAACTGGGACAGGGCAATCATGACCTGTTCCAATCCTTGATGTTCCATCAACGTGTCATAAAGCAGTTTGGCTTTATCACCAGCAAGCTTGGGAATGGTATCCAGTACAGAAGGATTCTCAAGTATTTTGGAAATGGCATTTTCACCAAGTGCATCTGCAATTTTCTCGGCAGTTTTTCTTCCGATACCTGAAAACAGATCGCTTGAAAGATATTGGACAATACCGTGTCGTGTTTGAGGAATGTCCTTCCGAAAGTGCTCTACATGAAATTGAAGGCCAAACCTGGGATGTTCCTTCATTTGACCAAAAAATATGTAAGTCTCGTCTTCATGAATGCGAGGGAAATAACCAGTGACGACCGCTTCTTTTTCATCATACGCAACATTCGTCTCCGTCACTCTGATTCGCACTACTGAATACATATTGGATTCATTATGGAAGATGGTGACGAGATGCGACCCTTTAATAAACTTTTCATGTTCCTCAAACAAATCGAGGGAGGATTGCTGCTTTTGGTCCTTCATGGGATTTCCCTCCGTTCCCTAGTTTTCTTCTGTGAGAATTTTTTTCGCATGGGCCGCCAGCATATGATCTGCCTGTACGTCCAATGCCTTATCCAGATTCTCCAATGCTTTTTCCCTATTTTCTTGGTATGCATATGCAACGCCTAAATTATAATAAGCATCTGCGTGCATTGAATCTTCCTCTACTACCATTTCAAACTCCGCTGTCGCTTCTTTTATGAGCCCCAGTCCAGCTAAACACATTCCGTATTGAAATCTTGCTTCTGCATCTTCAGGCTTTAATTCGACTGCACGTTGAAAATATGGAAGGGAAAGCTTTGGCTGTTCAAATTGCAATAGAGTCATCCCCAGCATAAAAAAGATATCACTGTCATTAACACCTTTCTTCATCGCAAGTTCAAACTGATCTTTTGCTTCATTCCATTTTTCAAGCTGATAATAGACATTACCAAGACCGTAGTGCGCTGTTCCGATGGCGTCGTCTTTTTCCAACGCACGTTCGAAAAACTTCATGGCTTTTTCTAGCTCCCCGACAGCACTGAGTACATTTCCAAAGTTTACATATGCTACCGCATTCTCCGGATTCTCTTCAATTTCTTTTGAAAAAGCGGCAAGTGCCTCTTCGTATTTTCCTTCTTGAAGGTATTGAATACCTAATGCATTATTATCTTTCATTTGTACGTACACCTCATCCATTTCATCAGTCTTTTTAGTATATCATAGAGAAAACCTCCATTCCTTATGGAATCGAGGTTTTCACTTTTATCCTACATACCAAAGTTTTTCGTTGTTTTTGAACACATGATCAATTGTTCCCCCACCAAGACATTCATCACCATTATAAAATACAACAGCTTGTCCAGGAGTAATCGCTCGAACCGGCTCATCAAAAATAACCTTCACTTTATTATCTTCAAGATGCTGAATTTTCACCTTGTTATCTGCTTGACGATAACGGAATTTAGCCGTGCATACTGTACCATCGGCTGGCGGATTTTCAGACACCCAGCTGATATCTGTAGCAGTGATGGAATCTGAGTATAATAATTCGTTATGGAAGCTTTGTCCCACATAAAGGACATTCTTTTTTAGATCTTTTCCGATAACAAACCAAGGATCCCCGCTTCCTCCAATTCCAAGCCCGTGACGCTGACCGATTGTATAATACATCAATCCGTCGTGCTTCCCTTTCACTTCCCCGTCCATGGTCAACATGTTTCCAGGTTGCGCTGGAAGGTAACCGCTCAGGAATTCTTTGAAATTACGTTCTCCTATAAAGCAGATTCCCGTGCTATCTTTTTTCGTTGCTGTTGCAAGACCTGCACGTTTGGCAATTTCACGTACTTCGGATTTTTCAATATTGCCGATTGGGAACATTACTTTAGACAGTTGCTCTTGTCCCAGTTGATTCAAGAAATAGGTTTGGTCTTTGTTTTCATCAAGACCGCGAAGCATTTTGTATTCGCCATCGCGGAATTCCACTTGTGCATAGTGGCCTGTTGCCAAATAGTCTGCGCCTAGATCCAATGCATGCTCAAGGAAAGCCTTGAATTTGATTTCTTTGTTACACATAACGTCAGGATTTGGTGTACGTCCTGCTTTGTATTCATCTAAGAAATATTGGAATACTTTGTCCCAGTATTGTTTTTCGAAATTGACCGCGTAATAAGGGATTCCGATTTGGTTGCAGACACGGATGACATCGTTGTAGTCTTCCGTTGCCGTGCATACTCCAAATTCATCGGTGTCGTCCCAGTTTTTCATGAAAATACCGATTACATCGTAGCCTTGTTCTTTGAGAAGAAGGGCTGCTACGGATGAATCTACTCCACCGGACATTCCTATTACTACACGGGTATCTTTTGGTGCTTTTGTCATCTTGATCACCCCGTATTTATATAATTTATCTTTTCCGTTTACCTTCTGTAGATTTCCGTTCCAGGTGTTCGCTTATCCTTTGGGCGGTGCTTGAGCCTCCTCGCTGCGCTGCGGGGTCTCAACCTACCGCTATCTCCCTCAGGACAAGGAACGCTTCGGCAGCGACTCATCGCACGAAGAAAATGCGCTAGCATTTTCGAGGAGTTTCACACCTTGCACTACAATCTACAGGGAATTTTCATTAACTCTTTCGTGTTAGTCTTTTTACGACTTTGGCTGTTTCTTTGGCAGCGTGTGTGATGTCTTCTAGTGTGTTTCCCAGTCCGAAGCTAAAGCGGATGGAGGAAGCAGTTTTGTCTGAGTCTTTTCCGAACATGGCAACAAGGACATGGGACGGGTCGATGGATCCTGCTGTGCAAGCAGATCCGCTTGAGACTGCTATACCTGCCAAATCCATGTTGACCAATAAGGACTCAACATTCGTTCCTGGAAAATAAACGTTCAGCACATGCGGCAATGTTTCTTCTGTTCCGCTGTTAATCTGAAACGTAACATCTTCTTCCTGCCAAATTTGAAGCATCGTTTCTTTAAAATTCTTATACAATGCCACTTTTTCTTTTGCTTGCTCCAAGCTTAATTCAATCGCTGTTTTCAATCCGACGATTCCAGCGACATTTTCTGTACCTGCCCGGCGTTTCCGTTCTTGTTCGCCGCCATATGTCAAGGTAGAGAAGGAGACTCCCGCTCTTGCATATAAGAAGCCAACTCCCTTAGGCCCATTGATTTTATGGGAAGACATAGATAGAAAATCAATGCCTTGTTCCTTCACATTGATTGGCAGAAGTCCGAAAGCTTGTACAGCATCCGTATGAAAATAAGCTTGATGTTCTTTAACAATTTCCCCAATTCCCTTGATAGGCTGAACCGTTCCTACCTCATTATTGCCATACATGATGGTGACAAGAATGGTTTTGTCTGTAAGTGCATCCTTTAAATCAGCCAGTTTAATCTGACCGTGTTCATCAACAGGCAAATAGGTTACTTCAAAGCCTTCTTTTTCTAGTTGTTCACATGTATGAAGGACAGCATGGTGCTCTATTTGCGTTGTAATGATATGATTTCCACGTGATTTATTGGCGCGCGCGACCCCGATAATGGCTAAGTTGTCTGCTTCTGTCCCGCCGCTTGTAAAAATGATTTCTGTTTCTTTCGCACCAATGGAATTGGCTGCAACGTGCCTTGCTTCATCCACGAGATGCCTTGTTTTTCTACCAAATCCATGGATGCTTGAAGGATTTCCGAAATCCTCTCTCATAACAGGAAGCATACTATCGAGGACAGCTGGATGCATGGGGGAGGTTGCTGCATGATCTAAATAAATCTGTTTCAATGAGGACGCCTCCTTTCTAACTAATTAATATTCCCTGTTCTTCCCCTTAGATGTAGAACATATATGCTTCTTGATCTCCGCCTTCATAATTGGCCAAATCATCAAGTGTTGTACTATCCAATACGTCTTTAACCGCATCACGAATTCTGATCCACAGTTCACGTTTTGCTGGTTCCTCATCATCAATCACTTCAACCGGACTGATTGGTCCTTCTAGTACACGAATGATATCACCAGCTGTAATTTTCGCTGGTTCATCTGCTAAAATATAACCACCATATGCGCCTCTTATACTTTTTACAAGCCCTGCATTACGAAGAGGTGCAATTAATTGCTCCAAATAATGCTCAGAGAGGTCATGTGTTTGTGCAATCGTTTTTAACGAAAGTGGACCTTCCCCCACATTTTTTGCAAGTTCAATCATTATGGTCAATCCGTATCGTCCTTTAGTTGAAATTTTCATCCACGAACACCTCTACTTTTTCTATTCTGATTCTATATTTGAAAGGTTACCTTTTTTTCTTTTTTATGTTGAATCTTATCAAGTAATGAGTCCGTTGCCCTTTGACAGGCAGGCAGCGTCAGGCCGACGATGCTTCCGATGGTAAGACTGAATAGAATGGTACCGATAAAGATAGGTCCACCTAAAAGCCAACCTAAACATAATACTACTAATTCCATTCCTAATCTAATATATTGCACTTTCCATCCTGTCACTTCCGTCAAGGCAATCATCAAGCTATCCCTTGGCCCTGCACCACATCGTGAGGAAATGTAGACTCCTATTCCGATTCCGATCACCAATACACCTATTAGGAGCATAATCAGTTTTAAAATAAACAGGTCCGGTGTGTGTAACTGTGGGATCATCATATACAAATCAATGAAGATTCCGACCATTAGCATATTCAAAAAAGCACCTAATGGAGGAAGCTTTTTGGTAATCATGGAAGAGATCATCAAAATAAAAAAGCCCACAATGATGGACCAGGTACCAATCGTCAATCCAATTTGGTAGAAAAGTCCGATATGAAAGACATCCCATGGCGCACTGCCCAAGTCAGCACGTATCATTAAAACAATGCCAAAGGCCATAATCAACAGTCCGATAAAATAGATGGACCATTTTGTCAAAAAAAACCTTCTGTCTATACTCCGCTCTCCTTGCATGCAGCCTCTACCCTTCTGTCTTTACTCGTTTCTGTCTCTGATTTAAATCTATCCTATTATAGCATAATTTCAAAGGATTTACATTTTGTCTGTTTTGTTTTAATGCATGATGATAATTGTGGTACAGTGGGTATGGGACACTAGATGTCATTGCATGCAGGAAGGTGTTTAAATGAACAATAAACCATTGGCCTTTCGTATGAGGCCACGCACAATAGATGAAATGGTGGGTCAGGAACATCTTGTAGGAGAAGGTAAAATCATTCATAGAATGGTAAAAGCAAAACACCTCTCCTCTATGATTCTTTACGGTCCACCGGGTATAGGAAAAACGTCCATCGCCACTGCCATTGCCGGCAGTACACAATATGCATTCCGGACATTGAATGCTGTGGTACACAATAAAAAGGATATGGAAATAGTAGCAGAAGAAGCGAAGATGTCAGGCAAGGTGATTCTTATTTTGGATGAAGTGCACCGACTTGATAAGGCGAAACAGGACTTTCTGTTGCCTCACCTTGAAAATGGACGAATTGTTCTGATTGGGGCTACCACAAGCAACCCTTATCA
This window of the Sutcliffiella horikoshii genome carries:
- the cymR gene encoding cysteine metabolism transcriptional regulator CymR, translated to MKISTKGRYGLTIMIELAKNVGEGPLSLKTIAQTHDLSEHYLEQLIAPLRNAGLVKSIRGAYGGYILADEPAKITAGDIIRVLEGPISPVEVIDDEEPAKRELWIRIRDAVKDVLDSTTLDDLANYEGGDQEAYMFYI
- a CDS encoding cysteine desulfurase family protein, producing MKQIYLDHAATSPMHPAVLDSMLPVMREDFGNPSSIHGFGRKTRHLVDEARHVAANSIGAKETEIIFTSGGTEADNLAIIGVARANKSRGNHIITTQIEHHAVLHTCEQLEKEGFEVTYLPVDEHGQIKLADLKDALTDKTILVTIMYGNNEVGTVQPIKGIGEIVKEHQAYFHTDAVQAFGLLPINVKEQGIDFLSMSSHKINGPKGVGFLYARAGVSFSTLTYGGEQERKRRAGTENVAGIVGLKTAIELSLEQAKEKVALYKNFKETMLQIWQEEDVTFQINSGTEETLPHVLNVYFPGTNVESLLVNMDLAGIAVSSGSACTAGSIDPSHVLVAMFGKDSDKTASSIRFSFGLGNTLEDITHAAKETAKVVKRLTRKS
- the mnmA gene encoding tRNA 2-thiouridine(34) synthase MnmA; translation: MTKAPKDTRVVIGMSGGVDSSVAALLLKEQGYDVIGIFMKNWDDTDEFGVCTATEDYNDVIRVCNQIGIPYYAVNFEKQYWDKVFQYFLDEYKAGRTPNPDVMCNKEIKFKAFLEHALDLGADYLATGHYAQVEFRDGEYKMLRGLDENKDQTYFLNQLGQEQLSKVMFPIGNIEKSEVREIAKRAGLATATKKDSTGICFIGERNFKEFLSGYLPAQPGNMLTMDGEVKGKHDGLMYYTIGQRHGLGIGGSGDPWFVIGKDLKKNVLYVGQSFHNELLYSDSITATDISWVSENPPADGTVCTAKFRYRQADNKVKIQHLEDNKVKVIFDEPVRAITPGQAVVFYNGDECLGGGTIDHVFKNNEKLWYVG
- the recD2 gene encoding SF1B family DNA helicase RecD2, with protein sequence MKDQKQQSSLDLFEEHEKFIKGSHLVTIFHNESNMYSVVRIRVTETNVAYDEKEAVVTGYFPRIHEDETYIFFGQMKEHPRFGLQFHVEHFRKDIPQTRHGIVQYLSSDLFSGIGRKTAEKIADALGENAISKILENPSVLDTIPKLAGDKAKLLYDTLMEHQGLEQVMIALSQFGFGPQLSMKIYQAYKDQTIETLQKNPYELVETVEGIGFARADELGNHFGISGNHPDRIRAGCLYMLEQHSMQEGHCYVLEEQLTEAVVRLLNEKQHGLVAESDISREIMQLTEEGKLKAEEGKVYLPSLYFSEQGVVTNIKRVLEQTQYADQFPESEFLLALGELEDRLKVQYAPSQKEAIQQALMTPMLLLTGGPGTGKTTVIKGIVELYADLHGCSLEPNDYSKDDPFPIMLVAPTGRAAKRMSEATGLPSLTIHRLLGWNGSEGFQHDEENPIPGKLLIVDEVSMVDIWLANQLFKSLPEDIQVVLVGDEDQLPSVGPGQVLKDLLASSVIPTVQLTDIYRQADGSSIIELAHDMKDGVVPADISSGQKDRSFIKCGQSQILDVVKKVCANAQSKGYTARDIQVLAPMYRGTAGIDKLNEMLQELFNPKSEQRRELSFGDVVYRTGDKVLQLVNQPESHVFNGDIGEVVSIFYAKENTEKQDMVIVSFDGNEVTYTKQDLGQITHAYCCSIHKSQGSEFPIVVLPVVKSYYRMLRRNLLYTAVTRAKRFLILCGEEEALKLGVQRADEMARQTSLKDRLQMKQSEALPDDEVIDPVLQEVPFWKDANIGMENVSPYDFMDEE
- a CDS encoding tetratricopeptide repeat protein gives rise to the protein MKDNNALGIQYLQEGKYEEALAAFSKEIEENPENAVAYVNFGNVLSAVGELEKAMKFFERALEKDDAIGTAHYGLGNVYYQLEKWNEAKDQFELAMKKGVNDSDIFFMLGMTLLQFEQPKLSLPYFQRAVELKPEDAEARFQYGMCLAGLGLIKEATAEFEMVVEEDSMHADAYYNLGVAYAYQENREKALENLDKALDVQADHMLAAHAKKILTEEN
- a CDS encoding YczE/YyaS/YitT family protein, whose protein sequence is MQGERSIDRRFFLTKWSIYFIGLLIMAFGIVLMIRADLGSAPWDVFHIGLFYQIGLTIGTWSIIVGFFILMISSMITKKLPPLGAFLNMLMVGIFIDLYMMIPQLHTPDLFILKLIMLLIGVLVIGIGIGVYISSRCGAGPRDSLMIALTEVTGWKVQYIRLGMELVVLCLGWLLGGPIFIGTILFSLTIGSIVGLTLPACQRATDSLLDKIQHKKEKKVTFQI